DNA from Corynebacterium aurimucosum ATCC 700975:
GTGTGTGGAATGCGGCTTCTGTGAACCTGTCTGCCCCTCCCGCCACGCCACGGTGACCCCGCGTCAGCGCATCGTCTTGCGCCGCGAGATGGCCCGGCAGCAAGAAGGCTCGGCGGTCTTGGAACAACTACAGAAGGAGTACCAGTACGACGCCGTCGACATGTGCGCCGCCGACGGCACCTGTTCTATCCCCTGCCCGATTAGCATCGACACCGGCGCAGTGATGAAGCAGCTGCGCGCGCAGCAGGCCACCCCGGCCCGCGAGAAGGTGGCACTGACGACGGCGCAGCGCTGGGAGCTGGTGGAAAAGCTCGCCCGCGCCGGCATCGTCTCCGCCAACAAGATCCCCCACAAGCCCCTCGAGCTGGGTGCCAACATGGCACGTAACGTGGTAGCTCCCAACTTGCTGCCCACCGTCCCGGGGCCGCTTCCTCAGGCCGCACCGCGTCTGCCGGAAACCCCGCGCGAGGGCGCTGGAGCACTCTACTTCCCGGCCTGCATCAACCGTATTTTTGGCCGCCCAGCCGGAGCGGCTAAGGATTCGGTCGATCTCCCGCGCGCCATCGTGGAACTGGGACGCCGTGCCGGCCAGCCGGTGTGGATCCCCGAAGATGTCGCGGGCGATTGCTGCGGCACACCGTGGTCCTCCAAGGGCTACAAGGAAGGGTTTGAGTACCAGGCTCAAAAGATTGTGCGCGACCTCTGGCACTGGTCGGAGCACGGCCAGCTGCCCATCGTGGTTGACGCTGCCAGCTGCACCCACGGGTTGCTTGATTCCGTTCCGGAGGTGCTCTCCCCTGCCGACCGCAAGCTTTGGGAGGATCTGCGCATCCTCGATGTCGTGGAATGGCTTCGTGATGAGATCGCGCCACACCTGCCGATCGTGAAAAACATGGGCTCCATCGCCGTCCACCCAACCTGCTCGACTAACCACATGGGCATGAGCCAGGCGCTCGTTGACCTGGCAAACCTCTGCGGTGAAGCGAAGGTTCCGGAGGGAGCGATGTGCTGTGGCTCCGCCGGTGACCGCGTCATGCTGCACCCGGAACTCGTCGAATCCGCCACGCGCGAGGAGCGTGCTTCACTCGACGCGGAACACTTCGATGCCTTCGTCTCCGATAACCGCACCTGCGAGATGGGCCTGGAGATGATCTCCGGGCGGACCTATGAATCAATCGCAGTGTTGTTGGAGCGGGCCTCCCGTCCGGTGGTCACACCCTAGTAGGGGTGCCGTTTAACGGCGGCCCCCGCGGTTGCGGTGGGTCGCCACCACGTGCACCGCATCCAGCATCCCTAAGGTGAGCAGCGCCTCGCGGAGGGCAAACTGAAAGGTCCAGAGGCGGCGGAAAACCTGGTCGAAGCCCGCTGCCGCCGCTTCGCGGTGCCGCCCATCGAAGAAGCTGCGCTGGTAGCGAAGCGTTTCCAGGTAGTGGCTTCCGGTGTGGGTCTGAGCGATGATGCGCAGGGTGGAACGCCTATCGAAGAGTCGGTGGGTCTCCTCCAGCGTCGGGTAATCCAACCCGGGCCAGATATAAGCTCGCAGAACCTGAATCGCTGATCGAGCAGCCGGAGTCACCGCCTCGGTAGCAAAGAGCGACCCCAAGGCCACTCGCCCACCACTTACTAGTGAACGGTCCAGCATCTGCACATAGCGCCGGCGCTCGGAAGGCGATAGCGTCTCTAGCTTCTCCACGCTCACTATCGCGTCATAGCGCCCGCGCCACTGCTTCGGATTGGGCAACGCCGTCTCAATCCCCTGCACATGGACAGAATCAGCGGCGCCTTCGAGGAGCAGTTGTTCATCGAACAGCGCCTGCTGCTCTGTGTCGCCCGTAAGGACGTCAACGGTGGCGCGCCGGGCCACGGCTTGAACTGCTACTTGCAGCCCAGTCGCCGGATAAACCAGAAGGTGCGTGCCGGCGCCGGTGCGGGTGGCATCGAGAAGCCACTGTGCTGCGCGACGCTGCGCGTCGCCCAAGTCCTCGCGGTCCGTGTGCGTCGGCTCGGTCACGCTCGTCACATCGACGAAGTGCTCTTTGGGTTCCTTGCTCCCCACCCGCGCGCTATAGCTGCGGACCGCCTCGCGCACGGTGGTGGGAACACCACTAGCGAAAATTCCGCCCGAGTGGCTCAAGGAGTCACCCGCATACAGCTTCACCACATCAAGAGGCAGCTCGCCGGGGCTCGAAGCTTCCACCGCCAGTTCTTTCGCCTTCGGCCGATACCCCACCCCCAACAGCCGCAAGAGAACCTTGACGAGGCGGTCGGAATCGGGCGTCGTCCACTCGCCTGCCATATAAGACTCGGCCAGGCCCAGCCAGCCTGAATCAGCGATGCGGGAGAAGAGGGCGTCGTGCAGCACGGCGACATCTGGGTCTTCGCCTTCCAATTCGATCCCAGCCTTGGAACACGCCTGCGCAAACTCCGCCTCCGCCCGGTCGCTTTTGAAACGCAACAGCCGTGGTGAAGGGACGGTGGCCACGCCCGGCCACGCCGCAGCGTCAATCGAAGCCAAGTGGGAATACACGCTCTAGCCAGCCTTCCTCATCGCACACATGTGTCTCCCTAGACTAAGGCCAATAAGACCGCCACGGGTGAAGGCGCGGCCTAAAAAGCCAGTTAATAACCCATAAAGTATGCATGTACCGCTAGAAAGGTTTAGACTAACTCGGGTAAAATACTCTAGCTTTCTGAGGAAGGTATTCAATCACCATGGCGCAAACTCCCCACCGTCCTAGTAACGGCCGCCACCACGTCGTTGTTATCGGTGCCGGCTTCGGCGGCATCAACGCCGTTAAGAAGCTCAAGGACGCGGATGTTGAGATCACCCTCATCGACAAGAAGAACCACCACCTCTTCCAGCCGATGCTCTACCAGGTAGCCACCGGCGTCATCTCTGCCGGCGAAATCGCCCCGTCCACGCGTCAGATCTTGCGTCACCAGGACAACGTTAGTTTTGTCAACGGTGAGGTCACCGACGTCAATATCAAGGATCAGACCGTCACCGCAGAACTTGACGGTGCGGTTCGCACCTACGGCTACGACTCCCTCATCGTCGCCGCCGGCGCCGGCCAGTCCTACTTCGGCAACGACCACTTTGCCGAGTATGCCCCGGGCATGAAGACGCTTGACGACGCCTTGGAGATCCGCTCCCGCATCATCTCCGCCTTCGAGAAGGCGGAGCTGGAAGAGGATCCGGCCAAGCGTGAGAAACTGCTGACCTTCGTCATCGTCGGCGCTGGCCCGACTGGTGTTGAGCTCACCGGCCAGATCGCTGAACTGGCACAGCGCACCTTCGCTGGCACCTACTCCAACTTTGGTTCCTCCTCCGCCAAGATTTACCTGCTGGATGGTGCCCCGCAGGTCCTTCCTCCGTTTGGCAAGCGCCTCGGCCGCAAGGCACAGCGCACCCTGGAGAAGCTGGGCGTCGACGTGCGCCTCAACGCCATGGTTACCGACGTCACCGCTGACGCCGTCACCTACAAGAACATGAAGACCGAGGAAGAGGTCACCATCGAGGCCGCGACCAAGATCTGGTCCGCAGGTGTCGCCGCTTCCCCGCTGGGCAAGCTTATCGCCGACCAGGCAGGCGTCGAATCCGACCGTGCCGGCCGCGTCTCCGTAAACGAGGACCTCACGGTTGGTGAGTACAAGAACGTCTACATCGTCGGCGACATGATTTCCCTCAACCGCCTTCCGGGTGTGGCCCAGGTGGCCATCCA
Protein-coding regions in this window:
- a CDS encoding class I SAM-dependent methyltransferase, translating into MYSHLASIDAAAWPGVATVPSPRLLRFKSDRAEAEFAQACSKAGIELEGEDPDVAVLHDALFSRIADSGWLGLAESYMAGEWTTPDSDRLVKVLLRLLGVGYRPKAKELAVEASSPGELPLDVVKLYAGDSLSHSGGIFASGVPTTVREAVRSYSARVGSKEPKEHFVDVTSVTEPTHTDREDLGDAQRRAAQWLLDATRTGAGTHLLVYPATGLQVAVQAVARRATVDVLTGDTEQQALFDEQLLLEGAADSVHVQGIETALPNPKQWRGRYDAIVSVEKLETLSPSERRRYVQMLDRSLVSGGRVALGSLFATEAVTPAARSAIQVLRAYIWPGLDYPTLEETHRLFDRRSTLRIIAQTHTGSHYLETLRYQRSFFDGRHREAAAAGFDQVFRRLWTFQFALREALLTLGMLDAVHVVATHRNRGGRR
- a CDS encoding NAD(P)/FAD-dependent oxidoreductase, which translates into the protein MAQTPHRPSNGRHHVVVIGAGFGGINAVKKLKDADVEITLIDKKNHHLFQPMLYQVATGVISAGEIAPSTRQILRHQDNVSFVNGEVTDVNIKDQTVTAELDGAVRTYGYDSLIVAAGAGQSYFGNDHFAEYAPGMKTLDDALEIRSRIISAFEKAELEEDPAKREKLLTFVIVGAGPTGVELTGQIAELAQRTFAGTYSNFGSSSAKIYLLDGAPQVLPPFGKRLGRKAQRTLEKLGVDVRLNAMVTDVTADAVTYKNMKTEEEVTIEAATKIWSAGVAASPLGKLIADQAGVESDRAGRVSVNEDLTVGEYKNVYIVGDMISLNRLPGVAQVAIQGGNHVGKLIEAKIDEESTANEAEPFEYFDKGSMAVISRFNAVVKLGKTEFAGFPAWISWLGLHIFYIVGFRSRTLVALHWLLNAFSRDRGNLEITQQQRVARNVIDRDLH